From the genome of Streptomyces sp. NBC_00659, one region includes:
- a CDS encoding MFS transporter — protein sequence MSWNTLKVFRDRNARLYLGGVIVSGFGNSAMALAAGIWVKTLTGSSSLAALVGFCMWLPTFAGPVLGTVADRVRRRPLLVATNLALAAVMTAPLFVRSQEQVWLLFAVLTLVGTGMVLTDAAETALVAAAVPDELRGDFNGLVLTALEGMKLLAPLAGASLFTAFGGRTVALLDAASFVLAAAAFRLIRVREASPAPRTGRVWTAGTAEGARYLRQYPALRSLVITSGTTMMLAGLSSTATYAMLDAGLHRSPAFAGVLTSLQGLGSVVSGLAAGALMRRIPERTFSAAGLAIFALGMLARATPWLPVTLGGSLLIGLGLPCPVIAALTAVQKYTPSKLLGRVAATANTFVYAPTGLALLLGTGMVAVLDYRVQLLGAGLSGLAVAFALLLTGRGERTPAPAGTRPMPEAQEI from the coding sequence ATGAGCTGGAACACGCTGAAGGTCTTCCGGGACCGCAACGCGCGTCTCTATCTGGGCGGAGTGATCGTCTCTGGTTTCGGCAACTCGGCCATGGCGCTGGCCGCCGGAATCTGGGTCAAGACGCTCACCGGTTCCAGCAGCCTCGCCGCGCTCGTCGGCTTCTGCATGTGGCTGCCGACCTTCGCGGGACCCGTGCTCGGCACCGTGGCGGACCGGGTGCGCCGACGTCCGCTTCTGGTCGCGACCAACCTGGCCCTGGCCGCCGTCATGACCGCGCCGCTCTTCGTGCGTTCACAGGAACAGGTCTGGCTGCTGTTCGCCGTGCTGACCCTGGTCGGAACGGGCATGGTGCTCACAGACGCGGCCGAGACAGCCCTGGTGGCGGCAGCCGTGCCGGACGAACTGCGCGGCGACTTCAACGGTCTGGTACTCACCGCCCTCGAGGGCATGAAGCTGCTCGCTCCGCTGGCCGGCGCGAGCCTGTTCACCGCGTTCGGCGGCCGGACCGTTGCACTGCTGGACGCGGCCAGCTTCGTCCTGGCCGCGGCCGCCTTCAGGCTGATCCGGGTGCGGGAAGCCTCGCCCGCACCGCGCACCGGGCGGGTGTGGACCGCCGGGACCGCCGAAGGCGCCCGCTACCTGCGGCAGTACCCGGCACTGCGTTCGCTGGTCATCACCAGCGGGACGACCATGATGCTGGCCGGCCTCAGCAGCACGGCCACGTACGCGATGCTCGACGCCGGGCTCCACCGGTCCCCGGCCTTCGCGGGCGTGCTCACCTCGCTCCAGGGGCTCGGCTCGGTCGTCAGCGGGCTGGCGGCCGGTGCGCTGATGCGCCGGATACCTGAGCGCACCTTCTCGGCGGCCGGACTCGCCATCTTCGCCCTTGGCATGCTGGCTCGGGCCACTCCCTGGCTGCCCGTCACGCTCGGCGGCAGCCTGCTGATCGGCCTGGGCTTGCCCTGCCCCGTCATCGCGGCGCTGACGGCCGTACAGAAGTACACCCCGTCCAAGTTGCTCGGCAGGGTCGCGGCGACGGCCAACACCTTCGTATACGCGCCTACGGGACTCGCCCTGCTCCTGGGCACGGGCATGGTGGCCGTCCTCGACTACCGGGTGCAGCTCCTCGGCGCCGGCCTGTCCGGCTTGGCCGTGGCATTCGCGCTCCTGCTGACCGGCCGCGGCGAGAGGACTCCGGCACCGGCCGGCACTCGACCCATGCCCGAAGCGCAGGAGATCTGA
- the hemC gene encoding hydroxymethylbilane synthase, with protein sequence MSAPELIRIVSRDSPMALAQVERVRAELGVLHPELRTVVIPVKTTGDKWMGDLSQVEGKGAFTKEVDAALVAGEADLAVHCVKDVPADRPLPAGTTFAAFLKRDDIRDALVHPGGLLLDELPAGTRIGTSSVRRVAQLAASHPHLECVPFRGNANRRLDKLAAGEVDALLLAASGLERIGRPDMITEVLSTETMCPPIGAGVLALQCREADTSTIGIVSGLNDPGTYRETTAERMFLHVLQGHCNSPIAGYAKASRGDLSLRACVFSPDGKTVLNAHEWAGRLSPSDLGASVALALLRQGARELIDSIAH encoded by the coding sequence ATGTCCGCTCCTGAGCTGATCCGTATCGTTTCCCGTGACTCGCCCATGGCCCTGGCCCAGGTGGAGCGCGTCCGCGCCGAGCTCGGCGTGCTTCATCCCGAACTCCGGACCGTGGTGATCCCGGTCAAGACCACCGGCGACAAATGGATGGGAGATCTCTCCCAGGTCGAGGGCAAGGGGGCGTTCACCAAGGAGGTCGACGCCGCGCTCGTCGCCGGGGAGGCGGACCTCGCGGTGCACTGCGTCAAGGACGTGCCCGCGGACAGGCCGCTGCCCGCCGGGACGACCTTCGCGGCGTTCCTCAAGCGTGACGACATCCGTGATGCCCTCGTCCATCCCGGCGGCCTGCTCCTCGACGAGCTCCCCGCGGGGACCCGGATCGGAACGTCCTCGGTGCGCAGGGTCGCTCAACTCGCCGCCTCCCACCCGCATCTGGAATGCGTGCCGTTTCGCGGCAACGCCAACCGCCGCCTGGACAAGCTCGCCGCGGGCGAGGTCGACGCCCTGCTGCTCGCCGCCTCCGGACTGGAGCGCATCGGCCGGCCGGACATGATCACCGAGGTCCTGTCGACCGAGACGATGTGCCCGCCGATCGGGGCCGGCGTCCTGGCTCTTCAGTGCCGTGAGGCGGATACCTCCACGATCGGCATCGTCAGCGGACTGAACGATCCCGGCACTTATCGGGAGACCACGGCGGAGCGGATGTTCCTGCACGTCCTCCAAGGCCACTGCAACAGCCCGATCGCCGGATACGCGAAGGCGTCCCGGGGCGATCTGTCATTGCGGGCCTGCGTGTTCAGCCCCGACGGAAAGACCGTCCTGAACGCCCACGAATGGGCCGGGCGGCTCAGCCCGTCGGACCTCGGTGCTTCCGTCGCTCTGGCTCTGCTGCGACAGGGCGCCCGCGAACTGATCGACAGCATCGCCCACTGA
- a CDS encoding beta-1,3-glucanase family protein translates to MVSRRSFLTAAGAITGTAALSPFSPVSPLTSTAAAAGVSLPVKLANNSGHDTVYAYISGTDSSGWPVFVSASGALNRLPNPSSAVTPIADYSIPLGASGSAATTVNLTNYIISGRVYFSVGKKLQFFVNPGAVPGVVQPALVSADPNWSTNWTFCEFTFNSANLYANISYVDMVALPISMSSTGSGGNQSVSPLPSGALASIASGLQAQHAADGAPWDRLVATDSSGGVLRVMAPSHSPVDFGGYWDDYLNRVWSHYTSNPLTINGQGSIGSYTGKVSGNAIVFSGLNTNGVPFTKPSATDIFGCASGPLYNSGGDARGAIAARLSAALNRSSLLVPGGNNNPDGVTPAQYYTDAITNHYARLVHKYASIGYAFPYDDVGPTGSAPVDGHIQDGAPTSWSITLGAGGSGGGSGGGSGNISAYSTIQAESYSAQSGTTTEACSDSGGGSDVGYIANGDWLKFSSVDFGSASPNQFKARLASGAAAGVSGAVQVRLDSLSGTKIAEINFANNGGWQSWQTVPANIVASATGVHDVYLVFSGSSSDFTNINWFTFTS, encoded by the coding sequence GTGGTTTCCCGACGTTCCTTCCTGACCGCGGCCGGTGCCATCACCGGTACGGCCGCACTCAGCCCGTTCTCACCGGTCTCGCCGTTGACGTCCACTGCGGCGGCGGCAGGAGTCTCACTCCCCGTGAAACTGGCGAACAACTCCGGCCACGACACCGTCTACGCCTACATATCCGGCACCGACAGCAGCGGCTGGCCGGTCTTCGTCTCGGCAAGCGGCGCCCTGAACCGGCTGCCCAACCCGTCGTCCGCGGTGACCCCCATCGCCGACTACTCCATCCCGCTGGGCGCCTCCGGCTCGGCCGCCACCACCGTCAACCTGACCAACTACATCATCAGCGGCCGCGTCTACTTCTCGGTCGGGAAGAAGCTCCAGTTCTTCGTCAACCCGGGTGCCGTGCCCGGCGTGGTGCAGCCCGCCCTGGTCAGTGCCGACCCCAACTGGTCGACCAACTGGACGTTCTGCGAGTTCACCTTCAACAGCGCCAACCTCTACGCGAACATCTCCTACGTGGACATGGTGGCGCTGCCGATCTCGATGTCCAGCACCGGCAGCGGGGGCAACCAGTCGGTCAGCCCGCTGCCCTCCGGCGCCCTCGCCTCCATCGCCTCGGGTCTGCAGGCCCAGCACGCCGCCGACGGAGCCCCCTGGGACAGGCTGGTGGCCACCGACTCCTCCGGTGGTGTGCTACGTGTCATGGCGCCCTCGCACTCGCCGGTGGACTTCGGCGGCTACTGGGACGACTACCTCAACCGGGTCTGGAGCCACTACACCTCCAACCCGCTGACCATCAACGGCCAGGGCAGCATCGGTTCCTACACCGGCAAGGTCTCCGGCAACGCCATCGTCTTCTCCGGTCTCAACACCAACGGCGTGCCCTTCACCAAGCCGAGCGCCACCGACATCTTCGGCTGCGCGTCCGGTCCCCTCTACAACTCCGGCGGGGACGCACGCGGGGCGATCGCCGCCCGCCTCTCCGCCGCGCTCAACCGCAGCTCGCTGCTGGTCCCGGGCGGGAACAACAACCCCGACGGCGTGACGCCCGCCCAGTACTACACGGACGCGATCACCAACCACTACGCGCGGCTGGTCCACAAGTACGCCAGCATCGGCTACGCCTTCCCCTACGACGACGTCGGCCCCACCGGCTCGGCTCCCGTCGACGGGCACATCCAGGACGGGGCGCCCACCTCGTGGAGCATCACCCTGGGCGCCGGGGGCTCCGGGGGAGGATCGGGGGGCGGCTCGGGCAACATCAGCGCCTACAGCACCATCCAGGCCGAGTCCTACTCGGCGCAGAGCGGGACCACCACCGAGGCCTGCTCCGACTCCGGCGGCGGCAGCGACGTGGGCTACATCGCGAACGGCGACTGGCTCAAGTTCTCCTCCGTCGACTTCGGTTCGGCCTCCCCTAACCAGTTCAAGGCCCGGCTGGCATCCGGTGCCGCCGCCGGCGTCAGCGGTGCCGTCCAGGTACGGCTCGACAGCCTCAGCGGCACGAAGATCGCCGAGATCAACTTCGCCAACAACGGCGGCTGGCAGAGCTGGCAGACCGTTCCCGCGAACATCGTGGCCTCCGCCACCGGAGTCCACGACGTGTACCTGGTCTTCTCGGGCAGCAGTTCCGACTTCACCAACATCAACTGGTTCACCTTCACCAGCTGA
- a CDS encoding HAD family hydrolase encodes MLSATVFDLDDTLIDTGDSWERVCADFTARHGHRWRSRDGTALHGNGHWASYVAGLCGGPVDTAEVIEACTDVMADACAAGRIQALPGAVELFREAVRHGPVGVATASPRRFVLAALEHLGLAGDVSAVVCGEDVTRAKPAPDPYLRAAAAIGVPPSCCLAVEDSPNGIRSATAAGMPVLAIPRDRMELPVDIAHLPLAQAPDAAHAMPLLTRLLARRPEPAVPGRPVGAAG; translated from the coding sequence GTGCTGAGCGCCACGGTCTTCGATCTCGACGACACCCTCATCGACACCGGCGACTCCTGGGAACGTGTCTGCGCCGATTTCACCGCCCGCCACGGTCACCGCTGGCGGTCGCGGGACGGCACCGCACTGCACGGCAACGGCCACTGGGCGTCCTACGTCGCCGGACTGTGCGGCGGCCCGGTGGACACCGCCGAGGTCATCGAGGCATGCACGGACGTGATGGCCGACGCCTGCGCGGCCGGCCGCATCCAGGCACTGCCCGGAGCCGTGGAGCTGTTCCGCGAGGCCGTCCGGCACGGGCCCGTCGGGGTGGCCACCGCCAGCCCGCGCCGCTTCGTCCTGGCCGCACTCGAACACCTCGGCCTCGCCGGGGACGTGAGCGCCGTGGTGTGCGGCGAGGACGTCACCCGGGCCAAACCCGCCCCCGACCCCTACCTGCGCGCGGCGGCCGCCATCGGCGTCCCGCCGTCGTGCTGCCTGGCTGTCGAGGACTCCCCGAACGGCATCCGCTCCGCCACCGCCGCCGGTATGCCCGTCCTCGCCATTCCGCGCGACCGCATGGAACTTCCCGTGGACATCGCCCACCTGCCCCTGGCCCAGGCCCCCGACGCGGCACACGCCATGCCGCTGCTCACCCGACTGCTCGCCCGCCGGCCCGAACCGGCCGTCCCGGGGCGGCCGGTCGGCGCAGCCGGATGA
- the ribB gene encoding 3,4-dihydroxy-2-butanone-4-phosphate synthase: MTSVGKRRPLDPLAVAVGELRAGRPVIVVDDEDRENEGDLVMAAQFATAETMGFFVRFTSGLICVPMTGEIADRLRLPLMVEPAPGTDPISTTAYTVSADAAGTGSGISAADRAATARTLADASTLPGQLVRPGHMFPLRARPGGVAERRGHTEATVDLLRLAGLAPVGVLSEVCEDDGSLARFERLRVFADRHGLALVSIEQLSQHLRDADPAPAAV, from the coding sequence GTGACATCAGTTGGGAAGCGACGGCCGCTGGACCCCCTCGCCGTCGCCGTCGGCGAACTGCGGGCAGGGCGCCCGGTCATCGTGGTCGACGACGAGGACCGGGAGAACGAGGGCGACCTGGTCATGGCGGCCCAGTTCGCCACTGCGGAGACCATGGGCTTCTTCGTCCGCTTCACCAGCGGGCTGATCTGCGTCCCGATGACGGGCGAGATCGCCGACCGGCTCCGGCTGCCGCTCATGGTGGAGCCCGCCCCGGGCACGGATCCGATCAGCACGACCGCCTACACCGTCTCCGCGGACGCGGCGGGCACCGGGTCGGGGATCTCGGCCGCCGACCGGGCGGCGACGGCGCGGACGCTGGCCGACGCCTCGACCCTGCCCGGACAACTGGTCCGCCCCGGGCACATGTTCCCGCTACGGGCCCGCCCCGGCGGGGTCGCCGAACGGCGCGGCCACACCGAGGCCACCGTGGACCTGCTGCGCCTGGCCGGGCTGGCACCGGTCGGCGTGCTCAGCGAGGTCTGCGAGGACGACGGCTCCCTCGCACGTTTCGAACGGCTGCGTGTGTTCGCCGACCGGCACGGGCTGGCACTGGTCTCCATCGAGCAGCTCTCCCAGCATCTGCGTGATGCGGACCCCGCTCCGGCCGCGGTGTGA
- a CDS encoding ArsR/SmtB family transcription factor, producing MTETDPVLRALAHPLRLRMLSLMWPGPMSAAELARELDVSHALASQHLRRLDAVGLVELAEERTRRGGRERRYRTVQGTPLSDQHEGTPMLAETMAHTLRERARRRAEGSEGVTVDAELWVDPPTWESVRQRLVELATELHEAARPPHTPGTVPLGVSVMAFPLQDGTRPDG from the coding sequence GTGACCGAAACCGATCCCGTGCTGCGCGCGCTCGCCCACCCCTTGCGGCTGCGGATGCTCAGCCTCATGTGGCCGGGGCCGATGTCGGCCGCCGAGCTCGCCCGCGAGTTGGACGTCTCTCACGCGCTGGCCAGCCAGCACCTGCGGCGCCTGGACGCGGTGGGTCTGGTCGAGCTGGCGGAGGAACGCACCCGCCGCGGCGGCAGGGAGCGCCGCTACCGCACCGTCCAGGGCACGCCACTCTCCGACCAGCACGAGGGAACCCCGATGCTGGCCGAGACCATGGCGCACACCCTTCGGGAACGTGCCCGGCGACGTGCGGAGGGAAGCGAGGGCGTCACCGTGGACGCCGAGCTGTGGGTGGATCCCCCAACCTGGGAGAGCGTCCGGCAGCGACTCGTCGAGCTCGCCACCGAGCTCCACGAAGCGGCCCGGCCGCCGCACACGCCGGGCACTGTCCCGCTGGGCGTGAGCGTGATGGCCTTCCCGCTGCAGGACGGGACGCGTCCGGACGGATGA